One Gemmatimonadota bacterium DNA window includes the following coding sequences:
- the rpsB gene encoding 30S ribosomal protein S2, producing MGIPTIQDLLGAGVHFGHQTRRWNPKMKEFIFAERNNIYIIDLKKTLSQIEIAYDAVRKAVEKGQSVLFVGTKKQARPIIIEMAQRCGMFYVAERWLGGMLTNFQTIQTSVKRLEELEKMKEHGTMEALTKKEAASLEKERERLQKVLGGIREMRDLPGVIFVVDARKERIAVAEANTLEIPIVSILDTNCDPDLIDYPIPGNDDALRSISLITEVVASAAEEGLRNSGRPVPGDEAPVEEVEEVEEQQA from the coding sequence ATGGGGATTCCGACCATTCAGGACCTGCTAGGTGCGGGCGTACACTTCGGTCACCAGACCCGGCGCTGGAACCCGAAGATGAAGGAGTTCATATTCGCCGAGCGCAACAACATCTACATCATCGACCTGAAGAAGACGCTCAGCCAGATCGAGATCGCCTATGACGCCGTGCGCAAGGCCGTCGAGAAAGGGCAGTCCGTCCTCTTCGTGGGCACGAAGAAGCAGGCCAGGCCCATCATCATCGAAATGGCGCAGCGGTGCGGCATGTTCTACGTCGCGGAACGCTGGCTCGGCGGCATGTTGACGAACTTCCAGACCATCCAGACCAGCGTCAAGCGCCTGGAAGAACTCGAGAAAATGAAAGAGCACGGTACCATGGAAGCGCTCACGAAAAAAGAGGCAGCCAGCCTGGAGAAGGAGCGGGAGCGCCTGCAGAAAGTATTGGGCGGCATCCGCGAAATGCGCGACCTGCCCGGCGTCATTTTCGTGGTGGACGCCCGCAAGGAACGGATAGCGGTCGCGGAGGCGAATACCCTGGAGATCCCCATCGTCAGTATCCTGGATACGAACTGCGACCCCGACCTGATCGATTATCCCATACCCGGGAACGACGACGCCCTCCGGTCCATCAGCCTCATTACGGAAGTCGTCGCGAGCGCCGCGGAGGAAGGGCTGCGCAATTCCGGACGGCCTGTACCCGGGGACGAGGCACCGGTCGAAGAGGTCGAGGAAGTCGAAGAACAGCAAGCCTGA
- the rpsI gene encoding 30S ribosomal protein S9, giving the protein MNSDTHGHHAVGRRKRAIAKVWLRAKKEGASHKVNDKPLLDYFDRPGLVAAIEEPLVLTEMNDQVVVFARTFGGGKTGQAGALRLGIARALKDMDESLHAPLREAGMLTRDSRIKERKKYGLAGARKRFQFSKR; this is encoded by the coding sequence ATGAATTCGGATACCCATGGACACCACGCAGTGGGCAGAAGGAAACGCGCGATCGCCAAGGTCTGGCTGCGCGCGAAGAAGGAAGGCGCCAGTCATAAGGTCAACGACAAGCCGCTGCTTGACTACTTCGACCGGCCCGGTCTCGTCGCCGCGATCGAGGAACCCCTGGTGCTCACCGAAATGAACGACCAGGTCGTCGTGTTCGCACGGACCTTCGGCGGCGGCAAGACCGGCCAGGCCGGGGCGTTGAGACTTGGCATCGCGCGGGCGCTGAAGGACATGGACGAAAGCCTGCACGCGCCGCTGCGAGAAGCGGGCATGCTGACGCGGGATTCACGCATCAAGGAACGCAAGAAGTACGGACTGGCCGGCGCACGCAAGCGGTTCCAGTTCTCTAAGCGTTAA
- a CDS encoding ribosome recycling factor: MPERCIVEAKEIIKETSRKMDQSVEVLRMELAGVRAGRANPALLDNVQVEAYGTMTPINQVATINTPDARTISIQPWDKQMVPEIIRAIQTSDLGLMPNSDGNVIHLPVPALTEERRLEYVKLIKKLGEDGKIGIRNVRREMNERIKAEEKAHRLSEDESKRHQKTIQDLTDQHTSSIDSAISVKEQEILEI; the protein is encoded by the coding sequence ATGCCAGAGAGGTGTATCGTGGAAGCGAAAGAGATCATCAAGGAAACCAGCCGTAAGATGGACCAGTCCGTCGAGGTGCTGCGCATGGAACTCGCCGGCGTCCGGGCCGGCCGGGCCAACCCGGCCCTGCTGGACAACGTCCAGGTGGAAGCCTACGGGACCATGACCCCCATCAACCAGGTCGCCACCATCAACACGCCGGATGCCCGCACGATCTCGATACAGCCGTGGGACAAGCAGATGGTTCCCGAAATCATCCGCGCCATCCAGACTTCCGACCTGGGACTCATGCCGAATTCCGACGGCAACGTCATCCACCTGCCGGTACCTGCGCTCACCGAAGAGCGAAGGCTCGAATACGTAAAACTGATCAAGAAACTGGGCGAGGACGGCAAGATCGGCATCCGGAACGTGCGCCGGGAAATGAACGAACGCATCAAGGCCGAAGAAAAGGCCCACCGGTTGTCGGAAGACGAAAGCAAGCGGCACCAGAAGACCATCCAGGATCTCACCGACCAGCATACCTCCTCCATCGACAGCGCCATATCGGTAAAAGAACAGGAAATCCTGGAGATCTAG
- a CDS encoding 1-deoxy-D-xylulose-5-phosphate reductoisomerase, with protein MKRIAILGSTGSVGTQTLEVIAAFPDRYSAHSLTARSRIDLLEQQCARFGPRMVAVRDAECAERAKRARLSAGFARGGGQPGPSIHTGVEGLIEAVTHPDVDLVISALPGSAGLVPTLRAIEAGKTIALANKEILVMAGEIVMESARRNGVEILPVDSEHCAVHQCLAGQDPDRIQRVVLTASGGPFRDTAPAALAQMTLKDALNHPTWNMGQKVTIDSATLMNKGFEVIEAHWLFGLPVSKIDVVIHPQSIIHSMVEMVDGSLLAQMGPTDMRIPIQYALSYPERLESPWPRFDITRNWSLTLDPPDEAMFPCLGLAYEAIRRGSTVPAVLSTADEMAVEAFLRQRIGFTDIPRIIADAMDKHLAAPDLTAPVTLESIMAADQWTRTFCGEKLIAG; from the coding sequence ATGAAACGCATCGCCATCCTGGGTTCGACGGGTTCGGTCGGCACGCAGACGCTGGAGGTCATCGCGGCCTTCCCGGACCGGTATTCGGCCCACAGCCTGACGGCCAGGAGCCGGATCGATCTGCTGGAGCAGCAGTGCGCGCGTTTCGGCCCGCGCATGGTTGCCGTCCGGGACGCGGAATGCGCCGAGCGGGCCAAGCGGGCCAGGCTGTCCGCAGGGTTCGCGCGAGGCGGCGGTCAGCCTGGACCGTCGATCCACACCGGCGTGGAGGGCCTGATCGAAGCGGTCACCCACCCCGACGTGGACCTGGTCATCAGCGCCCTCCCGGGCAGCGCGGGGCTGGTTCCCACGCTGCGGGCGATCGAAGCGGGCAAGACCATCGCCCTGGCCAACAAGGAGATCCTGGTCATGGCCGGCGAGATCGTGATGGAATCGGCACGGCGCAACGGGGTGGAGATCCTGCCCGTGGACAGCGAACACTGCGCGGTGCACCAGTGCCTGGCCGGGCAGGACCCGGACCGGATACAGCGCGTGGTCCTCACGGCATCAGGCGGGCCCTTCCGCGACACCGCCCCCGCGGCCCTGGCGCAGATGACTTTGAAGGACGCGTTGAACCATCCCACCTGGAACATGGGGCAGAAGGTCACGATCGATTCCGCCACCCTCATGAACAAAGGATTCGAGGTCATCGAGGCCCACTGGCTCTTCGGCCTCCCCGTTTCGAAGATCGACGTGGTGATCCATCCCCAGTCCATCATCCACTCCATGGTCGAGATGGTCGACGGGTCTCTGCTGGCCCAGATGGGTCCGACCGACATGCGCATACCGATCCAATACGCCCTCTCTTACCCGGAGCGCCTTGAATCTCCCTGGCCCCGGTTCGACATCACGCGGAACTGGTCCCTGACCCTGGACCCGCCCGACGAGGCCATGTTCCCCTGCCTGGGGCTGGCCTACGAGGCCATCCGCCGCGGGTCCACCGTGCCCGCCGTCCTGAGCACCGCCGACGAGATGGCCGTCGAGGCCTTCCTCCGGCAGCGGATCGGGTTCACCGACATACCGCGCATCATCGCCGACGCCATGGACAAACACCTGGCCGCGCCGGATCTCACGGCGCCCGTCACCCTGGAATCCATCATGGCGGCGGACCAGTGGACCCGGACGTTCTGCGGGGAAAAGTTGATTGCCGGATAG
- the rplM gene encoding 50S ribosomal protein L13, with protein MKTPTVKKEDLQRDWHVVDADGKVLGRLASEVAKILRGKHKPIYSPHLDTGDHVIVINAGKVVLTGKKPQNKLYYRHSGYPGGLKTISYERMAARHPDRALRMAIKGMLPHNALGRQIFRKLRVYAGAEHPHSAQKPVALDI; from the coding sequence ATGAAGACACCAACGGTTAAAAAGGAAGACCTGCAGCGGGACTGGCACGTCGTGGACGCCGACGGCAAGGTGCTGGGCAGGCTGGCCAGCGAAGTGGCCAAGATCCTGCGCGGCAAGCACAAGCCGATCTACTCGCCGCACCTGGACACCGGTGACCACGTAATCGTCATCAACGCGGGAAAGGTGGTTCTGACGGGCAAGAAGCCGCAGAACAAGCTCTACTACCGCCATAGCGGTTATCCCGGCGGTCTGAAGACGATCAGCTACGAACGCATGGCCGCCCGCCATCCCGACCGGGCGCTGCGCATGGCCATCAAGGGCATGTTGCCGCACAACGCCCTCGGCCGTCAGATCTTTCGCAAACTCCGCGTGTACGCCGGCGCGGAACACCCCCACAGCGCCCAGAAACCGGTCGCGCTGGACATATAA
- the tsf gene encoding translation elongation factor Ts, which translates to MTISASDVKTLRSQTGAGMMDCKRALQETEGSIEKAVTLLREKGIMAASKKSAREAKEGIIHTYIHPGSRIATMVEINCETDFVARNESFQTLARDIAMQVAATRPLAVDRDQIEEAVLEQEREIYRNQARNEGKPDQIIDRIVQGRIEKFNQENCLLEQPFIRDTDKTVRDLITEAVATLGENIMVRRFVRYELGGE; encoded by the coding sequence ATGACTATATCAGCCAGTGACGTAAAAACGTTGAGAAGCCAGACCGGCGCCGGAATGATGGACTGCAAGCGGGCCCTCCAAGAGACCGAAGGCAGTATCGAAAAGGCGGTAACGCTCCTGCGCGAGAAAGGCATAATGGCGGCGTCCAAGAAGAGTGCCCGGGAAGCGAAAGAAGGCATCATCCATACCTATATCCATCCCGGCAGCCGCATCGCCACCATGGTCGAGATCAACTGCGAGACCGATTTCGTCGCGCGGAACGAGTCCTTCCAGACCCTGGCCCGCGATATCGCCATGCAGGTGGCGGCCACCCGGCCCCTCGCCGTGGACCGGGACCAGATCGAAGAAGCCGTCCTGGAACAGGAACGGGAGATTTACCGGAACCAGGCGCGGAACGAGGGCAAGCCGGACCAGATCATCGACCGGATCGTCCAGGGAAGAATCGAGAAATTCAACCAGGAAAACTGCCTCCTGGAACAGCCGTTCATACGGGATACCGACAAGACCGTGCGGGACCTGATCACGGAGGCGGTGGCCACGCTGGGCGAGAACATCATGGTTAGACGGTTCGTCCGGTACGAGTTGGGCGGAGAATAA
- the mtnA gene encoding S-methyl-5-thioribose-1-phosphate isomerase: MNFKTIRWERDEGVLVLLDQTRLPGEVVYTKCRDIASVAEAIRRLRVRGAPAIGVAAAYGVVVGVQHSRAADFAAFSREVDEAADLLAATRPTAVNLFWALERMRRTVREHRNAPVEDIKRALLSEAQAIQSEDEHTCRLIGEHGAALLRTGQTVLTHCNAGALATAGAGTALAVVYQAHSEGKRVHVYADETRPVLQGARLTSWELTRAGIGVTLICDNMAAQVMKEGRIDCVIVGADRVAANGDVANKIGTYGVAVLADAHDVPLYVAAPYSSIDLSIESGAGIPIEEREAAEVSQGLGGRTAPEEVEVYNPAFDVTPARYVSAIITERGVARPPYAERLAALSHHAWEPAVTG; this comes from the coding sequence ATGAATTTCAAGACCATCCGGTGGGAGCGCGACGAAGGCGTGCTGGTATTGCTGGATCAGACGCGCCTGCCCGGCGAAGTGGTCTACACCAAATGCCGGGACATCGCGTCCGTGGCGGAAGCCATCCGGCGGCTGAGAGTACGCGGTGCGCCGGCCATAGGCGTCGCCGCGGCCTACGGGGTCGTCGTCGGGGTTCAGCACAGCCGCGCGGCCGACTTCGCCGCCTTCAGCCGGGAAGTCGACGAAGCCGCGGACCTGCTGGCGGCCACCCGGCCCACGGCGGTCAACCTGTTCTGGGCGCTGGAGCGGATGCGCCGGACCGTCCGGGAACACCGGAATGCACCCGTGGAGGACATCAAGCGCGCCTTGCTCAGCGAAGCCCAGGCCATACAGTCGGAGGACGAGCACACGTGCCGCCTGATCGGTGAGCACGGCGCCGCTCTTCTCCGCACCGGACAGACGGTGCTCACGCACTGCAACGCCGGCGCGCTCGCCACGGCCGGCGCGGGCACGGCCCTCGCCGTGGTGTACCAGGCGCACAGCGAAGGCAAGCGGGTCCACGTGTACGCCGATGAGACGAGACCCGTCCTCCAGGGCGCCAGGCTGACTTCCTGGGAGCTGACCCGGGCGGGCATAGGCGTGACGCTCATATGCGACAACATGGCTGCCCAGGTCATGAAAGAAGGCCGGATCGACTGCGTGATCGTGGGCGCGGACCGCGTGGCCGCCAACGGCGACGTCGCCAACAAGATCGGCACCTACGGCGTGGCCGTGCTGGCCGACGCGCACGACGTGCCCCTGTACGTGGCAGCGCCTTACTCTTCGATCGACCTGTCCATCGAATCGGGCGCCGGGATCCCGATTGAAGAACGCGAAGCCGCCGAAGTAAGCCAGGGGTTGGGTGGGCGCACCGCCCCCGAGGAGGTGGAGGTGTACAATCCCGCATTCGACGTAACCCCGGCCCGTTACGTGTCTGCGATCATCACGGAACGCGGCGTGGCCAGACCGCCCTACGCCGAGCGTCTCGCTGCACTGTCACACCATGCATGGGAACCGGCCGTCACCGGGTAA
- a CDS encoding isoprenyl transferase — MPRHIAFIMDGNGRWAKKQGLARDQGHSAGVESVREMIRCAGEFGVGILTFFGFSTENWNRPRREVAAIMQLIVESLRGAVEEASAHGIRVSFLGRWDELPESNRQVIKQITEQTAGNDRLLLNFALNYGGRQEIVEAAQCIALDVQAGRLDPEAIDESLFASYLYTEHLPDPDLLIRTSGEMRISNFLLYQLAYTELLVSPVLWPDFSRSHFIGAIRDYQSRERRFGRTGEQVSSHSS, encoded by the coding sequence ATGCCCCGCCACATCGCGTTCATCATGGACGGCAACGGCAGATGGGCGAAGAAGCAGGGGCTCGCACGGGACCAGGGGCACTCCGCGGGGGTGGAGTCCGTTCGCGAGATGATCCGGTGCGCCGGGGAATTCGGCGTGGGGATCCTCACCTTCTTCGGGTTCTCCACCGAAAACTGGAATCGTCCCAGGCGTGAAGTCGCGGCCATCATGCAGTTGATCGTCGAGTCGCTCCGCGGCGCCGTCGAAGAAGCCAGCGCGCACGGGATCCGGGTCTCCTTCCTGGGCAGGTGGGACGAGTTGCCGGAATCCAACCGGCAGGTCATCAAGCAGATCACGGAGCAGACGGCGGGCAACGACCGCCTACTGTTGAATTTCGCCCTGAATTACGGCGGCAGGCAGGAGATCGTCGAAGCCGCGCAATGCATCGCCCTGGACGTCCAGGCCGGCCGGCTGGACCCGGAAGCCATCGACGAGTCGCTTTTCGCGTCCTACCTGTACACGGAGCACCTGCCCGACCCGGACCTGTTGATCCGGACCAGCGGAGAGATGCGGATCAGCAACTTCCTGCTCTACCAACTGGCCTATACCGAACTCCTGGTTTCTCCGGTCCTCTGGCCCGATTTCTCGCGAAGCCACTTCATCGGGGCTATCCGGGACTACCAGTCGAGAGAGCGCCGTTTCGGTCGAACCGGCGAACAGGTCTCCTCACACAGCTCGTAA